In Streptococcus sp. SN-1, a single genomic region encodes these proteins:
- a CDS encoding Y-family DNA polymerase, with protein MGYFDYSREPKSDIAFVDMKSFYASVECVKRGLHPLKTSLCVMSRADNSTGLILASSPLFKKIFGKSNVGRAYDLPFDIKTRKFSYYNARKQGLPTDSDYVRYIEDWAQVTLIVPPRMDEYIAVNMEIQRIFQNYGSPDDIYPYSIDEGFVDLTSSLNYFIPDKSLSRKDKLDMLSARIQRDIWRQTGIYSTVGMSNANPLMAKLALDNEAKHTPTMRANWSYQDVEEKVWTIPKMTDFWGIGRRMEKRLHALGIFSIKELATSNPDQLKKVLGQSGLRLWFHANGIDESNVHKPYKAKSKGLGNSQILPRDYVKLRDIEIILREMAEQVAIRLRRSGKKTTLVSIYVGFSKQEVRSSIHTQMKVEPTNKTAVLTDYVLKLFHNKYTSGAVRSVGVNYSDFVDESFGLISLFDDVDKLEKEERLQTAIDSIREQFGFTSLLRANALEEASRSLARSKLIGGHSAGGLDGLK; from the coding sequence ATGGGCTACTTTGATTATTCCAGAGAGCCCAAAAGTGACATTGCCTTTGTTGATATGAAATCTTTTTATGCTAGTGTTGAGTGCGTGAAAAGAGGATTGCATCCGCTGAAGACTTCGCTTTGTGTCATGAGTCGCGCGGATAATTCAACTGGTCTTATCCTAGCCTCCTCTCCCCTGTTTAAGAAGATTTTTGGAAAGTCAAATGTTGGTCGGGCCTATGATTTGCCTTTTGATATCAAAACGCGAAAATTTTCCTACTATAATGCTAGAAAGCAGGGGTTGCCTACTGATTCAGACTATGTTCGCTACATCGAAGATTGGGCTCAAGTGACCTTGATTGTGCCACCCAGGATGGATGAGTACATCGCAGTCAATATGGAAATCCAGCGAATCTTTCAAAACTATGGCAGTCCAGATGATATTTATCCTTACTCTATCGATGAGGGTTTTGTTGACCTGACTAGTTCGCTCAACTATTTCATCCCAGATAAGAGTCTTTCTCGCAAAGACAAGCTGGATATGCTTTCTGCTCGTATTCAGAGGGATATTTGGAGGCAGACAGGGATATACTCTACAGTGGGCATGTCAAATGCCAATCCTTTAATGGCCAAGTTGGCTCTGGATAATGAAGCCAAGCACACTCCGACCATGAGGGCCAACTGGTCTTACCAGGATGTGGAAGAGAAGGTCTGGACAATCCCTAAGATGACGGATTTTTGGGGGATTGGCAGGCGGATGGAGAAACGCTTGCATGCTCTGGGGATTTTTTCCATCAAGGAATTGGCAACCAGTAATCCCGACCAGCTAAAGAAAGTTCTGGGTCAGTCTGGCTTGCGTTTGTGGTTTCATGCTAACGGGATTGATGAGAGTAATGTTCACAAGCCCTATAAAGCCAAATCCAAGGGCTTGGGGAATTCTCAAATCTTGCCGAGAGACTACGTGAAGCTACGGGATATTGAAATTATTCTCCGAGAAATGGCGGAGCAGGTAGCTATTAGACTGAGAAGGTCTGGCAAGAAAACAACCCTTGTCTCTATCTATGTCGGTTTCTCTAAACAGGAGGTTAGGTCGTCTATTCACACACAAATGAAGGTCGAACCGACCAATAAAACAGCTGTCTTAACGGATTATGTTTTGAAGCTATTTCATAACAAATACACTTCTGGAGCGGTTAGAAGTGTCGGAGTTAACTATTCAGACTTTGTAGACGAGTCCTTTGGATTGATTTCCCTCTTTGATGATGTTGATAAGTTAGAAAAAGAAGAAAGGCTCCAGACGGCCATTGACTCCATTCGGGAACAATTTGGTTTCACTTCCCTTTTAAGAGCCAATGCACTGGAAGAAGCCTCTAGGAGTCTTGCCAGAAGCAAGCTGATTGGAGGACATTCTGCTGGAGGATTAGATGGATTAAAATGA
- the tnpB gene encoding IS66 family insertion sequence element accessory protein TnpB (TnpB, as the term is used for proteins encoded by IS66 family insertion elements, is considered an accessory protein, since TnpC, encoded by a neighboring gene, is a DDE family transposase.) encodes MTIHLSSLGQVYLVCGKTDMRQGIDSLAYLVKTHFELDPFSGQVFLFCGGRKDRFKALYWDGQGFWLLYKRFENGKLTWPSTEKDVKALTPEQVDWLMKGFSITPQINSSESRDFY; translated from the coding sequence ATGACAATTCATCTATCTAGCCTAGGGCAAGTCTATCTCGTATGTGGGAAAACGGATATGAGGCAAGGCATTGATTCACTGGCTTATCTCGTTAAAACCCATTTTGAATTGGATCCTTTCTCAGGTCAAGTCTTTCTCTTTTGTGGTGGACGTAAAGACCGCTTTAAAGCCCTTTACTGGGATGGTCAAGGATTTTGGCTACTTTATAAACGCTTTGAGAATGGTAAACTGACTTGGCCAAGTACAGAAAAGGATGTCAAAGCTCTCACACCTGAACAAGTAGATTGGCTTATGAAGGGCTTTTCTATAACTCCCCAAATAAATTCATCAGAAAGTCGTGATTTCTATTGA
- a CDS encoding XRE family transcriptional regulator, whose amino-acid sequence MYQPEKLKARRKELKLTQKEIAEQLGISFQAYSAWERGIKEPSKEKVGQLENILKVPKGYFTQTEIVRLYNSLSTKGKEKVVLYARNLAREEQTQKKTTISVQLYEYRVYERMSAGIGASVYDDQNFDTVYFNEELAHDFASWVSGDSMEPKYQNGSVALIRETGFDYDGAVYAVVCNNQTYIKRVYREKDGLRLVSINPKYKDIFISYEEDPRIVGIIVGNFVPMEG is encoded by the coding sequence ATGTATCAGCCAGAAAAATTAAAGGCTCGGAGGAAAGAGTTAAAACTGACACAGAAGGAAATTGCAGAGCAACTTGGGATTAGTTTCCAGGCTTACTCAGCTTGGGAACGTGGAATCAAAGAACCGTCAAAAGAGAAAGTTGGTCAGTTAGAAAACATTTTAAAAGTACCCAAAGGATATTTTACTCAAACTGAGATTGTTCGTCTTTACAATAGCCTTTCCACTAAAGGGAAGGAAAAAGTTGTGCTGTATGCTCGCAATCTGGCTCGAGAGGAACAAACTCAGAAGAAGACGACCATATCAGTCCAACTCTACGAATACCGTGTCTACGAACGCATGTCAGCAGGGATTGGAGCCTCAGTCTACGATGATCAGAATTTTGATACGGTTTACTTTAATGAGGAGTTGGCTCATGATTTTGCGTCATGGGTGTCTGGGGACTCCATGGAACCTAAATACCAAAATGGTTCAGTGGCTCTGATTCGAGAGACAGGATTTGACTATGACGGGGCGGTCTATGCAGTGGTTTGCAATAACCAGACCTATATCAAACGAGTCTATCGAGAGAAGGATGGCTTGCGTCTGGTCTCTATCAATCCTAAATACAAGGATATTTTCATCTCCTATGAGGAAGATCCTCGGATTGTTGGCATTATCGTTGGGAACTTTGTGCCGATGGAGGGCTAG
- a CDS encoding transposase, whose translation MEELLKIIQQQSVTINGLTNELALLREQVTYLTQKLYVKSSEKGVCPSGQLNLDSGNLGL comes from the coding sequence ATGGAAGAATTATTGAAAATCATTCAACAACAGAGTGTTACAATTAATGGTCTCACCAATGAACTTGCCCTTCTTCGTGAACAAGTGACTTATCTGACTCAAAAGCTCTATGTAAAATCCTCTGAGAAAGGTGTATGCCCCTCTGGACAACTCAATCTAGACTCTGGTAATTTGGGCTTGTAG
- a CDS encoding protein-export chaperone SecB, producing the protein MEPTISLEKYEIEEITYSRIVDESDFQSENLQVSVKSGLTEDKKFGKVTLEAKFFDDEKNKKVSARISGYYTINVEEDSEKYIAINGTAILFPYLRSAISMISTLDSQDAVLIPTINVLSILENQEE; encoded by the coding sequence ATGGAACCAACAATTTCTTTAGAAAAGTATGAGATTGAAGAAATCACCTATTCACGAATAGTCGACGAGTCAGATTTTCAATCAGAAAATTTGCAAGTTTCAGTTAAGTCAGGCTTAACTGAAGATAAAAAATTTGGTAAAGTTACATTGGAAGCTAAATTTTTTGACGATGAAAAAAATAAAAAAGTTTCAGCTAGAATCAGTGGTTATTATACAATCAATGTAGAAGAAGATAGTGAAAAATATATTGCCATTAATGGAACTGCAATATTGTTTCCTTATTTGCGGAGTGCAATATCAATGATTTCAACTCTAGATAGTCAGGATGCTGTTTTAATTCCCACAATAAATGTTTTATCAATACTTGAAAATCAAGAAGAGTGA
- a CDS encoding helix-turn-helix transcriptional regulator, with product MNRVKEFRKELGISQLELAKDIGVSRQTINMIENDKYNPTLELCLNLARSLQTDLNSLFWEDDF from the coding sequence ATGAATCGTGTGAAAGAATTTCGCAAGGAACTGGGCATTTCCCAGCTCGAGCTCGCCAAGGATATCGGTGTCTCGAGACAAACCATCAACATGATTGAAAACGACAAGTACAATCCGACTCTGGAACTCTGTCTCAATCTCGCCCGCAGCCTCCAAACTGACCTCAACAGTCTCTTTTGGGAGGATGATTTTTAA
- a CDS encoding glutathione peroxidase → MTSLYDFSVLNQDHQETPLDAYRGKVLLVVNTATGCGLTPQYHGLQELYDRYQEQGFEILDFPCNQFMGQAPGSAEEINVFCSLHYQTSFPRFAKIKVNGKESDPLYVWLKDQKSGPLGKRIEWNFAKFLIGRDGQVFERFSSKTAPKQIEEAIQKLL, encoded by the coding sequence ATGACTTCACTATACGATTTTTCAGTCTTAAACCAAGACCATCAAGAAACCCCACTAGATGCCTATCGTGGAAAAGTTCTCTTGGTTGTCAACACTGCTACTGGATGTGGTTTAACACCCCAGTACCACGGTCTCCAAGAACTCTATGACCGCTATCAAGAACAAGGTTTCGAGATTTTAGACTTCCCTTGCAATCAGTTTATGGGACAAGCACCAGGTAGCGCAGAGGAAATCAACGTCTTCTGTAGCCTACATTATCAAACCAGCTTCCCACGTTTTGCCAAAATCAAGGTCAACGGTAAGGAGTCAGATCCCCTCTATGTTTGGTTGAAAGACCAGAAATCTGGCCCACTAGGAAAACGAATCGAATGGAATTTCGCTAAATTTCTCATCGGTCGTGATGGGCAAGTCTTTGAACGCTTCTCTTCAAAAACAGCCCCAAAACAAATTGAAGAGGCGATACAAAAACTACTATAA
- a CDS encoding peptide MFS transporter: MEKQKTFFGHPMGLSTLFFTEMWERFSYYGMRAILLYYMYYSVQDGGLGMDKTTAASVMAIYGSLVFLSSVIGGFVSDRILGSRKTVFYGGILIMLGHIALATPFGQVALYLSIALIIFGTGFLKPNISDMVGGIYEKEDDRRDAGFSIFVFGINLGAFVAPYLVGYLGQEVNFHLGFSLAAVGMFFGLVKYVLDGKKYLPESSLYPTDPLSQKDRQTLIKRLLLTLVMVILVIIGLVFTHQFNVDMIVNIFTVIAVIIPIYYFFKILSSQKITATERSRVFAYIPLFIAGVLFWSIEEQGSVVLALFADDQTRLYFNVFGNQIHFPSSFFQSINPLFIMIYVPIFAWLWGKMGKKQPSSSKKFAYGLLAAGLSFLWMMLPGMLFGTDVKVSPFWLIMSWAIVIVGEMLISPIGLSVTTKLAPKSFQAQMMSIWFLSNAAAQAINAQIVKFYTSETEVAYYGIVGGITIVFGIILLFYVPRIEKLMSGIK, encoded by the coding sequence ATGGAAAAACAGAAAACATTTTTTGGACATCCTATGGGCTTGTCCACCCTCTTCTTTACAGAGATGTGGGAACGCTTTTCTTACTATGGGATGCGAGCTATCCTACTTTACTATATGTACTACAGTGTGCAAGATGGTGGATTGGGAATGGATAAGACCACGGCTGCATCGGTTATGGCGATTTATGGCTCGCTGGTATTTTTGTCCTCGGTTATCGGTGGTTTTGTCAGTGACCGTATTTTAGGAAGCCGTAAGACTGTCTTTTACGGTGGGATTCTGATTATGCTAGGGCATATTGCTTTGGCAACACCTTTTGGACAAGTGGCTCTCTATCTTTCTATTGCCTTGATTATCTTTGGAACTGGATTTTTAAAACCCAATATCTCAGATATGGTTGGGGGAATTTATGAGAAAGAGGATGATAGACGGGATGCAGGTTTTAGTATCTTTGTCTTTGGTATTAACTTAGGTGCCTTCGTTGCCCCTTATTTAGTAGGTTATCTAGGTCAGGAAGTCAATTTCCATCTAGGTTTCTCATTAGCTGCCGTTGGGATGTTCTTTGGTCTGGTGAAGTATGTTTTAGATGGGAAGAAATACCTGCCTGAATCAAGTCTTTACCCTACTGATCCACTTTCACAGAAGGACCGGCAGACCTTGATTAAACGCTTGCTACTTACACTTGTCATGGTTATTCTGGTGATTATAGGCTTAGTCTTTACTCACCAGTTTAACGTGGATATGATTGTTAATATCTTTACAGTGATTGCGGTAATCATTCCAATCTACTATTTCTTCAAAATTTTATCTAGTCAGAAAATAACTGCTACTGAGAGATCCCGAGTATTTGCTTACATTCCTCTATTTATCGCTGGAGTACTCTTCTGGTCTATTGAGGAGCAGGGATCTGTTGTTCTCGCTCTATTTGCGGATGATCAAACTCGACTTTACTTTAATGTATTTGGGAATCAGATTCATTTCCCATCTAGCTTTTTCCAAAGTATCAACCCACTTTTCATTATGATTTATGTACCAATTTTTGCTTGGTTGTGGGGGAAAATGGGTAAAAAGCAACCGTCCTCTTCTAAGAAATTTGCTTACGGTTTATTAGCAGCAGGTTTATCCTTCTTGTGGATGATGTTACCAGGGATGCTCTTTGGGACAGATGTTAAGGTCAGTCCTTTCTGGTTGATTATGAGTTGGGCTATTGTGATTGTGGGGGAAATGTTGATTTCGCCTATTGGTCTATCAGTCACTACTAAGCTAGCACCAAAATCCTTCCAAGCACAAATGATGTCTATCTGGTTCTTGAGTAATGCAGCTGCCCAAGCTATCAATGCTCAAATTGTAAAATTTTATACAAGCGAAACTGAAGTAGCTTACTATGGAATTGTTGGAGGAATTACGATTGTATTCGGTATTATCTTACTCTTCTACGTTCCACGTATTGAAAAACTAATGTCTGGTATCAAATAG
- a CDS encoding TIM-barrel domain-containing protein: MKIFKGEFYRISVLTDKLVRLEYSQTGSFEDRTTQLIYNRDFGQVSLDYIETSNVLDIMTDYFHLHFNKGEFNAENLFIELKGNFAVYGSRWYFGESIETLKGTARTLDKADGAISLEDGIISRNGIALLDDSQGFIWDEQSGYIERENQIDLYFFAYGHDYRGAIRDFYHLTGSTPLLPRYALGNWWSRYWPYTSDEYLNLIDRFKTEKIPLSIGVLDMDWHITEIPARFGSGWTGYSWNRNLIPNPEQLLQQLHDRKLKLSLNVHPADGIRAYEEAYPRVAKRLGLNVELEEPAIFDFFNPSFREAYFKDVHYALEKQGVDFWWIDWQQGTQGMLDPLWLLNHYHYQDSCKNEEGGLILSRYAGPGSHRYPVGFSGDTIISWNSLRFQPYFTATASNIGYSWWSHDIGGHMLGDYDEELQTRWLQFGIFSPITRLHSSRSPFNSKESWFFSETTSKIMKKYLRLRHQMIPYLYTMNVKTHEEGAPLISPMYYFYPENDESYNVPNQYFFGTELMVAPIVEKMDLAFQSAKVDVWFPEGEWCDFFSEKKYTGGVKLSVYRDISTIPVFAKSGAIIPLVGSEIDMGVDLPEVVDWYVFPGKQHSFEMIEDQNGQRYKTRLSIDWEMGMLELALQGDSSIVPSNRKHRIHFKGTNVSIIELPNKNDTARFEWKDNKRTSLNDEVFRLLKTASLPYELKDRLLNQFINAKNSHELMNILHHQDKELRGRLLEMIFTNEN, encoded by the coding sequence TTGAAAATTTTTAAGGGAGAGTTTTATCGAATCTCTGTATTAACAGACAAGTTAGTAAGGTTAGAATACTCTCAAACTGGAAGTTTTGAGGATAGAACTACACAACTTATCTATAATAGAGATTTTGGTCAAGTTTCGTTAGATTATATCGAGACATCAAACGTACTAGATATTATGACGGACTATTTTCATCTGCACTTTAATAAAGGAGAATTTAACGCCGAAAATTTATTTATAGAATTAAAAGGAAATTTTGCCGTATATGGTAGTCGCTGGTATTTTGGTGAATCTATTGAAACGTTAAAAGGAACAGCTCGGACTCTGGATAAGGCAGATGGAGCAATCTCGTTAGAAGATGGAATTATTAGCCGAAATGGTATAGCCTTATTGGATGATTCTCAAGGATTTATTTGGGATGAACAGTCTGGTTATATTGAGAGAGAAAATCAAATTGATCTCTATTTCTTTGCCTATGGGCATGATTATAGAGGAGCAATCAGAGACTTTTACCATTTGACTGGTTCAACACCCTTGTTGCCAAGATATGCTTTAGGCAATTGGTGGAGTAGGTATTGGCCTTATACGTCGGATGAATACTTGAATTTAATAGATAGATTTAAAACAGAGAAAATTCCGTTATCTATTGGTGTTTTAGATATGGATTGGCATATAACTGAAATTCCAGCCCGTTTTGGAAGTGGCTGGACAGGATATAGTTGGAATAGAAACTTAATACCTAATCCAGAACAGTTATTGCAACAACTTCATGATAGAAAGTTAAAACTCTCTTTAAATGTCCATCCTGCTGATGGTATACGGGCTTATGAAGAAGCTTATCCTCGGGTCGCAAAACGATTGGGGTTAAATGTAGAATTAGAGGAACCTGCCATTTTTGATTTTTTTAATCCCTCTTTTAGAGAAGCCTACTTTAAAGATGTTCATTATGCGCTAGAAAAGCAGGGAGTAGATTTTTGGTGGATTGACTGGCAACAGGGGACTCAAGGCATGTTGGATCCACTATGGCTTTTAAACCATTATCACTATCAGGACAGTTGTAAAAATGAAGAAGGTGGCTTGATTTTATCAAGGTATGCGGGTCCTGGTAGTCACCGTTATCCTGTTGGTTTTTCAGGAGATACCATTATTAGTTGGAATTCCTTAAGATTTCAACCTTATTTTACAGCGACAGCATCAAATATCGGTTATAGTTGGTGGAGCCATGATATCGGTGGACACATGCTGGGGGATTATGACGAAGAGCTACAAACCAGATGGCTACAGTTTGGCATTTTTAGTCCGATTACTCGATTACATAGTTCTAGAAGTCCCTTTAATAGTAAAGAATCTTGGTTTTTTTCAGAAACAACATCTAAGATTATGAAGAAATACCTTCGTTTGAGACATCAGATGATTCCATATCTATATACCATGAATGTAAAGACACACGAGGAAGGTGCTCCATTAATCAGCCCAATGTATTATTTCTACCCAGAAAATGATGAGAGCTATAATGTTCCAAATCAATACTTTTTTGGAACAGAACTGATGGTGGCTCCCATCGTAGAAAAGATGGATTTGGCATTCCAATCTGCAAAAGTGGATGTATGGTTCCCTGAAGGTGAATGGTGTGACTTCTTTTCAGAGAAAAAGTACACAGGTGGTGTGAAGTTGAGTGTTTATAGAGACATTTCGACGATACCTGTGTTTGCAAAAAGTGGTGCAATCATTCCCTTGGTTGGTTCTGAGATAGATATGGGTGTTGATTTACCTGAAGTTGTAGATTGGTATGTATTCCCAGGCAAACAACATTCTTTTGAAATGATTGAAGATCAAAATGGTCAAAGATATAAAACAAGATTATCAATCGATTGGGAAATGGGAATGCTAGAGTTAGCATTACAAGGAGATTCTAGTATCGTTCCAAGTAATAGAAAGCATAGAATTCATTTTAAAGGAACGAATGTGTCTATAATTGAATTGCCAAATAAGAATGATACAGCTAGATTTGAATGGAAAGATAATAAAAGGACATCTCTGAATGACGAAGTTTTCAGACTACTAAAGACAGCTTCTCTTCCATATGAATTAAAAGATAGATTGTTAAATCAATTCATCAATGCCAAAAATTCTCATGAGTTAATGAATATCTTGCATCATCAGGATAAGGAATTGAGAGGGCGTTTGTTGGAAATGATATTTACTAATGAAAACTAA
- a CDS encoding DUF5960 family protein, whose translation MTRKELYENKLQMDYFSDNYIHFEEDFQKYSAMNVPLTFLIDDILRTMAMNQKNYFVLNKENAKDGREHSFYFRVVTEKECPRNRTYTYSGVKNSSQ comes from the coding sequence ATGACTAGAAAAGAGTTGTATGAAAACAAACTACAGATGGATTATTTTTCAGATAACTATATTCATTTTGAAGAGGATTTTCAAAAATATTCTGCCATGAACGTGCCCTTGACTTTCTTGATTGATGACATCCTACGAACCATGGCGATGAATCAGAAAAACTACTTTGTCTTAAACAAGGAAAATGCCAAGGATGGGCGGGAGCATAGCTTTTATTTTAGGGTGGTGACAGAAAAAGAGTGTCCTAGAAATAGGACCTATACATACTCAGGAGTCAAGAATAGCAGTCAGTAG
- a CDS encoding DUF3278 domain-containing protein has product MKKEDFTTRLLRNLFHIQGPFDECRQEIIYKACARSMVQIVYSSFFLFLFYLLFGRFIEIVRYAMPYVYSGLIFFITLKTQKAVKELHLEKDDKSEIILKTYSKAQIKFRSWVVFIGIQIGLFTLLIFHKVFVQQMSLSDFGKLLMQFDKSGPFLMYGLIIGSIFGTLTYGFLSLQEEKTPKNTKQKEKSKQ; this is encoded by the coding sequence ATGAAAAAAGAAGACTTCACCACTCGCCTACTTCGAAATCTCTTTCATATCCAAGGCCCTTTTGATGAATGCCGACAAGAAATTATCTACAAGGCTTGTGCCCGTTCCATGGTCCAAATCGTTTATTCTTCCTTCTTTCTCTTCTTGTTTTATCTGTTATTTGGACGCTTCATAGAGATTGTTCGTTATGCTATGCCTTACGTATACTCTGGACTCATTTTTTTCATTACTTTAAAAACTCAGAAAGCCGTCAAAGAACTCCATCTGGAAAAAGATGACAAGTCAGAAATCATCCTCAAAACCTACAGCAAAGCCCAAATCAAATTTCGAAGCTGGGTTGTGTTTATCGGTATTCAGATTGGCCTCTTTACCTTACTCATCTTTCATAAAGTCTTCGTTCAGCAGATGTCCCTTTCAGATTTTGGGAAGTTGCTCATGCAATTCGATAAAAGTGGTCCTTTCCTGATGTATGGCCTGATTATCGGTAGTATTTTCGGAACCCTGACCTACGGATTTCTATCACTACAGGAGGAGAAAACTCCTAAAAATACCAAACAGAAGGAGAAAAGCAAGCAATGA
- a CDS encoding DUF4435 domain-containing protein — MGGGLSYSDAGLRNRSIFYRQDINIYVEDTGKEYVYEEIFKRLLKNDYRIETILPLGGKTNVLKEYIIKGEFDNRGTPNIFLVDGDFDRYISYDVVGKGDFPEETEANLEEFVSNKIINSDSVIYLETYNIESYYVDENASKKFIKGMLRKTDMELSVILNFECWKNRIVSESKDLFLLYCFLIKYRNLYGSKYNGATSRLSISTVDRPPFLFLDSKTGFKNDSNEYDELKREVLGGLSVENPGLDLDEELEKIKNDYENINGNDYYNLICGKFLLTSLHKYLKNICGKDIKFPQLEWNLICDFDINKLNFLKERIDRIMINHSASE; from the coding sequence ATGGGTGGTGGATTATCATATAGTGATGCGGGGCTTCGTAATAGAAGTATTTTTTACAGACAAGATATAAATATATATGTCGAAGATACTGGCAAAGAATATGTTTATGAAGAGATATTTAAAAGATTACTAAAAAATGATTACAGAATTGAAACAATACTTCCTTTGGGAGGAAAAACCAATGTATTAAAAGAATATATAATAAAGGGTGAATTTGATAATCGAGGAACGCCCAATATATTTTTAGTAGATGGTGATTTTGATAGGTATATTAGCTATGATGTTGTTGGAAAAGGTGACTTTCCTGAGGAGACAGAAGCTAATTTAGAAGAGTTTGTAAGTAATAAAATTATCAATTCAGATTCAGTTATCTACTTGGAAACATATAATATTGAGAGTTATTATGTAGATGAGAATGCTTCAAAAAAATTTATTAAAGGTATGCTTCGTAAAACTGATATGGAGTTGTCTGTAATTCTGAATTTTGAATGTTGGAAAAATAGAATTGTATCTGAGTCTAAGGATTTATTTCTCTTATATTGCTTTTTAATTAAATATAGAAATTTATATGGTTCCAAATACAATGGGGCTACCTCTAGATTATCAATTTCCACTGTAGATCGACCGCCATTTTTATTTTTAGATTCAAAAACTGGATTTAAAAATGACTCAAACGAGTATGATGAATTAAAAAGAGAAGTTCTTGGTGGACTCAGTGTGGAAAATCCGGGACTTGATCTTGATGAAGAACTGGAAAAAATAAAAAATGATTATGAAAATATAAATGGCAATGACTACTACAATCTAATTTGTGGGAAATTCCTTCTGACGAGTCTCCACAAGTATCTGAAAAATATTTGTGGAAAAGATATTAAATTTCCACAACTTGAATGGAATCTAATTTGTGATTTTGATATTAATAAATTGAATTTCCTAAAAGAGAGGATTGACAGAATAATGATTAATCATTCGGCTAGTGAATAA
- a CDS encoding DUF3278 domain-containing protein: protein MKKETFTEKLIKRTYGISDPLDEYKRREADRIGNQVFIFLFYLMIFGNLIPLLLAYKYPQEVALIYPPLILVIALIAAGYVTYQMKKTGITTIEPDMLSEKESKQLRYPGLKAGLFFGLWIFFITPLLDILIGESQDYFQSLLTIRNGVSSILGSIFFGASIQFLISRRIAKAKKDQDND, encoded by the coding sequence ATGAAAAAAGAAACCTTCACTGAAAAACTGATCAAGCGTACATACGGTATTTCTGATCCACTTGACGAATACAAACGACGCGAGGCTGATCGTATCGGCAATCAAGTCTTTATCTTCCTCTTTTATCTGATGATTTTCGGAAATCTTATTCCACTCCTTCTGGCCTATAAATATCCTCAAGAAGTGGCTCTAATCTATCCTCCTCTGATTTTAGTGATTGCCCTCATCGCTGCTGGCTATGTCACCTACCAAATGAAAAAAACAGGGATTACAACTATTGAACCAGATATGCTGAGTGAGAAAGAAAGTAAGCAACTTCGCTACCCAGGTCTGAAAGCAGGTTTGTTCTTTGGTCTATGGATATTTTTTATAACTCCTCTTCTCGATATACTCATAGGTGAAAGTCAGGACTATTTTCAGTCTCTTCTCACTATAAGAAATGGTGTATCAAGCATTCTCGGTTCTATCTTCTTCGGGGCAAGCATACAGTTCCTCATCTCCCGTCGCATTGCAAAAGCCAAGAAAGATCAGGATAATGATTAG